A stretch of the Rosa rugosa chromosome 5, drRosRugo1.1, whole genome shotgun sequence genome encodes the following:
- the LOC133712396 gene encoding uncharacterized protein LOC133712396: protein MSRRQTEASKRPREESSSGPVRKIHSERNVDLVRATSYPPLVTLRAYISSRGLTNLASKNDAFDESCVRDFYRGFPPAKPTIKEVVVKIRKKQITLSPAFIQDFLDLPHISEDEIEKFEDKYNELTLPYLAEHVLESKDAYKSRVGQKVHQGDFPQPYRTFWQFVRRNISPHTQKSEIPTVGGNILVLMVANEIPIPFALIIYEAIILCAYGSPRSQLVFPCLISRICKTKKVPQMSRDDKWLKAYSPLDDEAILRSEAQITNARHGTPSSSSIPTPSSISTSFSLSSFDISTLKGRDARLLARLQIRQNEEIMRGIGTIMARLDLMGAPPAPMGPSFVPPSGDMDVDDDENGNDDDGEDA, encoded by the coding sequence ATGTCAAGACGTCAAACCGAAGCGAGCAAGAGGCCTAGGGAAGAATCCTCCTCTGGCCCCGTGAGGAAGATTCATTCTGAACGGAATGTTGACTTGGTTAGAGCCACCTCCTATCCTCCTCTTGTCACTCTTAGGGCTTATATTTCATCTAGAGGGTTGACCAACTTAGCTTCCAAAAATGATGCATTTGATGAAAGTTGTGTTAGAGACTTCTATAGGGGTTTTCCTCCGGCTAAGCCTACTATTAAGGAAGTTGTGGTTAAGATTCGAAAGAAGCAAATCACACTCAGTCCGGCATTCATTCAAGATTTTCTTGATTTGCCACATATTTCGGAGGATGAAATAGAAAAATTTGAGGACAAATACAATGAGTTAACACTACCTTATCTTGCGGAGCATGTGCTAGAGAGTAAAGATGCATATAAGAGTAGAGTTGGCCAAAAAGTTCATCAAGGTGATTTTCCTCAACCTTATCGAACCTTTTGGCAATTTGTTAGGAGAAATATTAGTCCTCACACCCAAAAGTCCGAGATCCCTACGGTTGGTGGCAACATTCTTGTTCTTATGGTAGCGAATGAGATTCCTATCCCATTTGCCCTTATTATCTATGAGGCCATCATTTTGTGTGCTTATGGTTCGCCTAGGAGCCAATTAGTATTTCCTTGTCTCATCTCACGCATTTGTAAGACCAAAAAGGTTCCACAAATGTCACGTGACGATAAGTGGCTCAAGGCTTATTCTCCATTAGATGATGAAGCCATTCTTAGGAGTGAGGCCCAAATTACCAATGCTAGACATGGTaccccatcttcttcctccattccCACTCCATCTAGCATTTCCACTAGCTTTTCTTTGAGTTCCTTTGACATCTCAACTTTGAAAGGTCGGGATGCTAGATTATTGGCACGCCTTCAAATCCGTCAAAATGAGGAAATAATGAGAGGAATTGGTACTATCATGGCTCGGCTTGATTTGATGGGAGCTCCACCGGCTCCTATGGGTCCCTCCTTTGTACCACCTTCTGGCGACAtggatgttgatgatgatgagaaTGGCAATGACGATGATGGGGAGGATGCTTGA